The Metopolophium dirhodum isolate CAU chromosome 4, ASM1992520v1, whole genome shotgun sequence DNA window ttggttgccgtaAAATAGGTGTATtcattcaatgcatttaattttttttacgctgtgttttgatattatatgtatcggtGGTTAATcttccgtaggtggaattaagtaaaaacgacaaacttggtataactttgatactttagagttaaatcatacacttacagCACGGGGTCGGCGATATACCACAGGTTGATTGCctatacctgataatatactgctgcgaataagaatttttattccgggcaacagaaaagttaagatgaatcaagaacatcatacaccgaatattaaattgaacaaagtttgagtaatatacagtttgtacatttaacgggtaacgacgTGCAGTGGATCAGCTAgtgattaataaaattgtttgacgGAAGCTTAATACAACGTTAGGTATTTGTGCTATTATTGATTCACTAATCTTCAAGTCATCACAGTATATTTAATGACGTAGTCAATTAATTTGCTGTTTTTAAACCTTACCGCTGGTATTGGGCAGACAGAAGTCGGCATGCTAAAACCTTTAAACAAAGAAAACCATATTTTTCCTAGTACATGTTTCGAACTACTACATGCATTTTTTGATATGTAAACTATTGAATTTGGTTTCCAACCACCAGTTAGACCCCAAGATGCAACGTTTACATCAagctacaaataaataaaacaataattaaggtACGATGAACCACGAAccatattcaatataatataaaacttactttaattgTATCATCAAAAGGCTTAAAAAATGTCACATTCCCTTTTAATTCAGTTGTATTTGCTGTCTTTttcctcaaaaaaaaattaaattgaaatgtatagTTGCTTGATTCACAACGATAtactttttcaatatttaaatgatattctccctgcaataagaataataaataaacctaCTTGTGAAGAAATGTCACCAATAAACCATGCACATCAATgataatcatagaaaatatgtaatatgtttaagaAATCATGCagtttattaatttaccaaAGGCAAATTTGGCATAAAACGGGTTTGTGATTGAGTCAAACAGAAATATCCAATAATTACGAACACTTGTGaaatcatatttgtttttgatattttatcagaATGATGATAGAGTATTGtaacattaaaaatgaataacagtcataagttataaaatatattgatacatttttgagcTAATTACATGGTTGAGTTGTAACCTCAAAAACGGACggatgtatttatataattatttattgtatagaattattttattataaaaacgtcCGGAAATgatcctttttaatttttacttaatataaaattttaaaggaACTAATTTAGTtagttgtgtttaatttttactcaaataaaTTTGACTTCTACTTGTACCTAGGTACTACGTCAAAATGGGCAGGTGAACGTTTTTTAAAATCAGTTAACATTggcaataaaaaatgttcatgaattattaattataatgatacattCAGAggaattttgatattattttgacattttgatattttcagaTATTCCTGATGGACGATTATAAACTCGGCCCGTGTTTTTCATAGGTAAAAATGATTTAGGCATAAACTCGGTCCGGGgttttaataggtaaaaataatttatgtgttaACTTGGCCcgagttttttctgttaaaaatGATTGACGTGTAAACTCGggctgaataaaaatatacgtataatatttttgagaaacaTTTAGCATTACCCAGAGGGCACCACAAGGAGGTGATTCTCATCGTCCTCcaaacattattttcattttcatattattattcatagtatgaTGAGATGATATTGAGAATGATATTCgttatgtaaatgtaaaattgtgtaaaaatgtaagtaatatgttttagtattaaaaaaataataaaaatgtatttgcagaTTAAATTATGTCgtgcttattatattttattggtcaaAATTAATGGGTTCAAATTTACAACCAACcttttatattaagttaaatttcCGGACCAATTTTACAATCAacctattttattacctaaaatTTCCGGGCCGAAT harbors:
- the LOC132942303 gene encoding uncharacterized protein LOC132942303, which produces MISQVFVIIGYFCLTQSQTRFMPNLPLGEYHLNIEKVYRCESSNYTFQFNFFLRKKTANTTELKGNVTFFKPFDDTIKLDVNVASWGLTGGWKPNSIVYISKNACSSSKHVLGKIWFSLFKGFSMPTSVCPIPAGTYMTSGIDVKELEDHNFPKVYFYGKYKAVFKMKNEENKILSCTVIEINLTRPWEKPI